TGCCGGCGCCGGGCTCCAGTAAAAAGCGGGCACCTCCTGGTACCGCAGCGGCTCCCACTCCAGCGCGCCCTCCGAGGGCGAGTCCCGGGCGAAGTCGAAGCTCCACTTGCGCCGGGCCGCCTCCAGGCTGCTCCGCAGCAGCCGCTGCAAGTCCCGCTGCAGCCGCCCGTGGTCCACCGGGCCGAAGAGGTTCCTGCGCGCCGGCGGTGGCTTGGGCGACCTCGGCCCCATCAGCGCCCCCCTGCGGGCAGGAAAGTAAACTGCGAGTTACTCGAGGGGGGCGTGTGCAcggtccccccacccccacctctagCAGCTGCAGATTTCAAACCCTGCGGACGACGCTCAGCGGCACGGGAAAGCAAGTCCTCTTCCCGAGGAAACAGATGGCGACACTACCACAGCTACAAAAAAATAAGCAAAGCAatcggggggggggaagcacgCAAAAGGAAATTGCCCCCAACCCTCCTTCGGCAAAAGCCgcgcttcctttcttttttttttttttccctgcagttATCAAGACAAAATGGGGGCTAGAGGTTTATTCTTCTGATCTGCTGCCAGTCAGATGCTGCATTTTATCAGCCGCCTGCTCCGTTAAATTACGTACGGAGAGATAGGAGGAGGCAAAAATCGGTTTTGGGTGCGTGCGTGTATATTCTCTCTCCCAAAACAGTTCCTTTCTTAACATCCTTGCCCCCAGCTTTAGAGGATGAACCATCAATCGTTATTTCACAGCTCGgctgtaaaaaaca
This genomic interval from Rhinatrema bivittatum chromosome 4, aRhiBiv1.1, whole genome shotgun sequence contains the following:
- the LOC115089494 gene encoding cyclin-dependent kinase inhibitor 1B-like, with the translated sequence MGLGPESGMGWDGQERCHDLCEKPCSRRGALMGPRSPKPPPARRNLFGPVDHGRLQRDLQRLLRSSLEAARRKWSFDFARDSPSEGALEWEPLRYQEVPAFYWSPAPAQSPPAGEESGLW